The nucleotide sequence GAGGAGTCGCTGGCGCCGAACAACGCGGGGTTGCGCCTCGACTGGCCCGCCACCCTCGACCAGGCCGGCGACCAGCCGCTGAACCCGTTCACCCGGATCGCGTCGTTCTTCTCGACCACCGAGGTCGGCGTCGTCACCCAGACCGACGACGCCAAGCTCACCGCCGCGCTGGAGAACCTGCGCGACAAGGTCGATCGCGATCCGATCGAGGGCACCGTGCGCTTCGAGGAGGCCAAACCGGTCGCCGTCGAGCCGAAGACGGGGCAGAAGCTCGACGTCGAAGCAGCCAAGAAGACCATCCTGGAGCGCTGGGCCGGCGGTGAGCCGCTCACGCTCGCGGTCACCCAGACCCCGGTCAAGGTTTCGGCGGAGGCCGTCCACGCCGCTCTCGAGCAGATCGCGAAGCCCGCCGTGGCGTCGCCGATGGTCGTCAAGGGCGAGGGCAAGGACGCCGTCGTCAAACCCGCGCAGATCGCGGCCGCGCTGACCTTCGAGCCGGTCGACGGCGGGGTGCTGAACCCGAAGGTGGACAACAACAAGATCATCGAGGCCGCGAGCCCGCAGCTGAAGTCCACCGAGAAGGAGGGCAAGGACGCGCAGATCGTCTTCGAAGGCGGCAAGCCGACCGTGCAGCCCTCCGAGGACGCCAACGTCGTCGACTGGGAGCCGAGCCTCAAGCCGGTGCTCGACGTGCTCAAGCGCGCCGCGCCCCGCGAGCTGCCCGTGACCTACAAGAAGACCCCGGCCAAGGTGACCACCGAGCAGGCCAACCAGCTCGGCATCAAGGAGGTCGTCAGCGAGTTCAAGACCGGCGGGTTCGCGCCGGACTCGGGGACGAACATCCGGGTCGTGGCGCAGAAGGTCAACGGCGCCATCGTGAAGCCGGGCGAGACGTTCAGCCTCAACGGGTTCACCGGGCCGCGCGGCACCGCGCAGGGCTACGTCGAGGCCGGTGTCATCAAGGACGGCGCGCCCGGGCGCGAGGTCGGCGGCGGGATCTCGCAGTTCGCGACGACGCTGTACAACGCCTCGTACTTCGCCGGCATGAAGGACACCGAGCACAAGGAACACAGCTACTACATCAGCCGCTACCCCGCCGCGCGCGAGGCGACCGTGTTCCAGAACCACAGCGGCGGCAGCGTGATCGACCTGAAGTTCACCAACGACACCGACACCGGGGTCGCGATCCAGACCATCTGGACGCCGTCGGACATCACGATCCGGCTGTGGGGCACCAAGAAGTACACCGTCGAGTCGATCCCCGGCGGCCGCACCAATCCGTCCGATCCGCCGACGAAGCCCGGCCCCGCCGAGAACTGCAAGCCCAGCAACGGCGCGCCCGGCTTCACCACGTCGGACACCCGGGTCATCAAGGACGCCTCGACCGGCCGCGAGATCCGTCGTCACACCAGGAACGTGCACTACAACCCGCAGCCCAAGATCACCTGCGGCACGGAGTAGCCCCGGAAGTACGTGAAGGCCCCCTTCACTGCGCCTAGCGCAATGAAGGGGGCCTTCACGTACTTGCGAGGGTTCACCGCACGCGTGCAGGGCGGTACGCTCGGTGACTCACCCGACCTGGCGGGGGTGGTCACCTCGTGGAGCCCAAGGCGACCTTCCGGCGGATCCTCGCGGTCGGCGAACTGCGGGCGATCTGGTTCGCGGAACTCCAGTCGATCCTCGGCGACCAGGTGGCCAGGGTCGCCCTGTCGGTGCTGGTGTTCGAGCGGACCCGTTCGGCGACGTGGCCCGCGCTGACCTACGCGCTCACCTATCTGCCCGATCTGATCGGCGGACCGCTGCTCGGCGGACTGGCCGACCGGTTCCCGCGCCGCGCGGTGATGGTCTGCTCCGACGTCGTCCGCGCGCTCCTGGTCGCGGTGCTCGCCGTCCCCGGCATCCCGCTGCCCGTACTCGCCGCCGTGCTGGTGGTGGTGCAACTGGCCAACGCGCCGTTCACCGCCGCGCAGGCCGCGGTCCTGCCGTCGGTGCTCAGCGGGGATTCCTACGTCCTCGGCCAGTCCCTGCTGAAGATCACCAACCAGGTCGGCCAGCTCGCCGGATTCGCCTTGGGCGGCGCGGTGATCGCCGCGATCGGGCCGGGCCGCGGGCTGGCGCTGGACGCGGTGACGTTCGGCGTCTCGGCGATCGTCCTGCGGCTGGGGGTCCGCGCCCGGCCCGCTTCGGGTGCGAGCGGACCGGCGACGTCGACCCTGCGCCGGCTTTCGGCGGGCGCCAGGACGATCTGGCACGATCGACGGCTGCGCGCGCTGGTCGGGCTGGCGTGGCTGGCGGGTTTCGTGATCGTGCCGGAAGGGCTCGCGGTGCCCTACGCCGCGGAGATCGGCGGCGGCGCGGCGACGGCGGGACTGCTGCTCGCGGCGCATCCCGCCGGGATCGTGCTCGGGGTGTTCGCGCTGAGCAGGCTGGTGCGGCCCGAAGTCCGCTTGCGCATGGTCGGCGGGCTGGCCCTCGGCGCCATCGTGCCGCTCGCGGCGTTCTGGTTCCGGCCATCGCTCCCCTACGCCGCCGGACTGCTCTTGCTGTCCGGGATGTGCGCGGCCTACCAGGTCACCGCGAGCACCACGTTCATGCGGCTGGTACCCGACACCGAACGAGGCCAGGCCTTCGGCCTCGCCGGGTCGGGACTCATCGCCGTGCAGGGAATCGGGCTGATCGCCGGCGGCCTGCTCGTCGGCGTGCTCGGTTCACCCGCGACGACGGTCTCGGTCATCGCACTCGCCGGTCTCGTAGTGGCTGTTCCGGCCACCCGGGCTTGGCGCCACGTGGCCCCGCTTCACCCCCTTTGACCGGAACCGGGTATTCACCAGTTCTGCCCGCGCATGGAGCTCACCCCCTCCACTTCCCCGATCCGGTCACGCGTGGTGCACCCACGCCTACCCATACAGCGTAGTGACACCTAGTATCCAACCGATTACGTTCGTCTCCGTGGCGCTAACGAATTGGGCGCTGTGGCGGCTACCCAACCGCGGCTTGATCGGCTTCGTCCTCCTGGTGGACGTCGCGGCGATCGCCGGATCCGCCTGGTCTTTTCTCCGGGTCCCGTTCACTCACGGCGACGCCCTCCCCTTCTCGATCCTGATCGTCAGCGCCGTCGCGTACACGGAGTTGTCGCGTCCGGTCGAGCGCGTGCGGGAACGGTTCGCGGGCACACCGCACATCTCGCTCGACAGCGTGTGGACCTTCGCCGCCGTGCTGCTGGTGCACCCGGCGCTCGCCGCGCTGGTCATTGCCGTGTCGTTCTTCTACCGCTGGTTCCGCGGGCAGCCGAACCCGTTGTTCCGGCGGGTGTTCTCCGCCTCGGCGACCGTGCTCTCGGGGTTCGCGGCCGCCGCCTTCCTCTCCCGGTACGCGGCCCCGTTCGACCTACTGCCCCGCGACGTCTCCTCGTTCTGGTCGATCGTCGCGGCGGGCGGGGTCTTCCTGCTGGTCAACACCGTGCTGATGACCATCGCGGTGTTCTACGGCACGCCGCACGAGCGGCTGCGCGACGCGCTGGCGAAACCGTTCGAATACGCGCTCGAAGCGGCCACGATCGCGCTCGGCGTCATCGTCGCGTGGGCGTTGCGGGACTGGCCCGTGGTGCTGCTGCTGGTCGTCGGGATCACGCTGGTGCTGCACCGCGGAGTCCTGCTGCGGCAACTGAAACGGCAGGCGCGCAGCGACGCCAAGACCGGGCTGCTCAACGCCAAGGCGTGGCGCGAAGCGGCGGCCGACGAACTCGACCGCGCGCGGCGCGCGGGACGGCACACCAGCCTGTTGATGGTCGACGTCGACCGGTTCAAACTGATCAACGACCGGCACGGGCATCTGGTCGGCGACCGGTATCTGGCGGCCATCGCGGAAACGCTGCGCACCGAGGTGCGCGGCACGGATCTGGTCGGGCGGTTCGGCGGCGAGGAGTTCGTCGTCCTGCTGCCCGGCACGCCCGCCGTCCACGCCCACGCGATCGCGGAGCGGATCCGGTCGAGCGTGGCTTCGCGCGCCGGTGACCTGCCCGAGCACGTCACCGTGTCGATCGGCCTCGCCGACCGGCCGGGCGTCAGCGATCTGGACGCCGTACTCGCCGTCGCGGATCGGGCGCTCTACGAGGCGAAGAACACGGGGCGGAACCGGACTTCGGGCTACCAGGTCACCGGCTGACTTCGTCGCGTTTCAGGGTAGGCCGGCGAGCGACTTCTCGAGGACCTCGTCGGACAGCGCGTGGTCGGAAATGTCGCCCGCCAGATACGCGCCGTACGCCGGAAGGTCGAGGTGAGCATGCCCGCACAGCGCGGTCAGAATCACCTTCTCCTCTCCGGTTTCCTTGCACCGCAACGCTTCCTGAATGCACGCGGCGAGGGCGTGGGTCGGCTCGGGCGCGGGGATGATGCCCTCCGTGCGGGCGAACCGCACGCCTGCCGCGAAACAGTCCTCCTGCCCGATGGCGACCGCGTCGATCAGCCCGAGCTCGTAGATATGCGAGATCAGCGGCGACATCCCGTGGTAGCGCAGGCCGCCGGCGTGAATCGGGTCGGGGATGAAGTCGTGACCGAGCGTGTGCATCTTCAGCAACGGCGTCAACCCGGCGGTGTCCCCGAAGTCGTACGCGTACTTCCCGCGGGTGAGGGTCGGGCAGGCGGCCGGTTCGACCGCGCGGATCACCGGATCCATCCGGCCGGCGAGTTTTTCGCGCAGGAACGGGAAGGCGAGCCCGCCGAAGTTGGATCCGCCGCCCGTGCAGCCGACGAGGACGTCCGGGGTGTCCCCGGCCAGTTCGAACTGCTTGAGCGCCTCTTCGCCGATGATCGTCTGGTGCAGCAGCACGTGGTTGAGCACGCTGCCGAGCGCGTACCGCGTGTTCTCCGCCTGCGCCGCCTGCTCGACCGCCTCGCTGATCGCGATGCCGAGACTCCCGGCCGAGTCCGGGTCCGCGGCCAGGATCGCGCGGCCGGATTCGGTCAGCTCGGACGGGCTGGGGTGCACCGTCGCGCCGAAGGTCTCCATCATCAGCTTGCGATACGGCTTCTGATCGAACGAAGCGCGGACCTGCCACACCTCGCACTCGAGCCCGAAGGTGGCGCACGCGAACGCGAGCGCGCTACCCCACTGTCCCGCGCCGGTTTCCGTGGTCAGCCTGGTGACCCCCTCCGCCGCGTTGTAGAACGCCTGCGGGACGGCGGTGTTGGGCTTGTGCGAGACGACCGGGCTGACACCTTCGTACTTGTAGTAGATGCGGGCGGGAGTGCCGAGCGCCTTCTCCAGCCGCCTCGCGCGGAACAGCGGCGACGGCCGCCAGAGCCGGTAGACGTCGAGGACCTCTTCCGGGATGTCGATGTACCGTTCGGTGCTGACTTCCTGGGCGATGAGCGCCTGCGGGAACAGGGGCGCGAGGTCGTCCGGGCCGACCGGCTCACGGGTGCCCGGATGCAACGGCGGCGGTGGCGGCTCCGGCAGATCCGGGACGACGTTGTACCACCTGGCCGGCATGTCGGCTTCGTCGAGGATGTATTTGGTCCGCTCCGCCATTGAGCCTCCTCTGTCCGTCCCTTCAACCTAAAGGGACGGACGGCGTGACACCAGGGATCGCTACTACGGTGTGGGCATGGGGAATTTCGTACTGCTCGACGCACCGTCCAATCTCGGACTGCGCCCGCCCGCCGAAGGTGTGGTCCCCGGCTGCTACAAAGCGCCGGGCGCGCTCCGTGACCACGGCCTGCTCACCCGTTTGGGGGCGACCGACGGCGGTGTCGTCACCCCGCCGCGATATCTGCCCGACCGGTCGCCCGGCGGCGGCGTGCGCAACGCGGCCGGGATCGCGACCTACACCGCGGCCCTCGCCGGACGGCTGGCGAAGATCCGCGCGGACGGTGGCTTCCCGGTGGTGCTCGGCGGCGACTGTTCGATCGCGCTCGCCGCCATGCTCACTCTTCGCCGCGAAGGCCGCTTCGGCATCGTCTACTTCGACGGTCACGACGACTTCCGGCACCTCGGCAATTCCGATCACGTCGCCAACGTGGGCGGTGAGGCCCTCGCCGTCGTCACCGGCCGTGGCCGACCGGAACTGGCCGATGTGGACGGTCTGGGGCCGTACGTCCGTGACGAAGACGTCCTCGTGCTCGGTGTTCGCGCGGAGGAATCCACCGAGGCGCGGGACGCGGGGCTGCGCGTCGTGACCAGCCAGGAGATCATGGCCTCCGGCACCGGCGGCGCACTCGCCGCCGCCCGCGAGATCTTCGCGCCGCTGGACGGTTTCTGGATCCACATCGACATCGACACGCTCGATCCGGAATTCGTGTCCGCTGTGGACAGTCCCGATCCCGGCGGGCTCAGCCCGGACAAGCTCGTCGAACTGCTCCGCGGCCTGCTCGCCATCCCCGGCGCCGCCGGGCTGGAACTGACCATCTTCGATCCCGACCTCGACCCCGACGGCACACAGGCCGCCCTGGTGGCGGACTGCCTCGTGCGCGCACTGGAAGGAACCCGATGACCAAGGTGACCGTCGCCGACGGCTCGTTCGACGCCCCGCTCTGGCTGCCCGAATCCGGCTCCGGTCCGGGGCTGGTGCTGATCCAGGAGATCTTCGGGCTCGACGACTACCTCAAATCGGTCGCCGCCGATCTGGCCGCCCTCGGTTACGTCGTCGCCGTGCCTGAACTGTTTTGGCGAATCTCCCCCGGCTGGTCGGCCACGCACGACGAAGCCGGGCTTTCGGCCTCGATGGCCGTCGCCGGCCGGCTCGATCCGGCACGCGCCGTCACCGACGTGCTCGCGACCCTCGCGACGCTGCGCGACCTGCCCGAAACCGATGGCCGCGCAGGCGTCTTCGGTTTCTGCCTCGGCGGCTCGATGGCCTACGCGGCCGCGGCCGAAGGCGACCCGGATGTCGCGGTCTCGTACTACGGCTCGCGTGTTCCGGAGCAACTTCCGTTGCTGGACAAGATCACCTGCCCGATCCAGTTCCAGTTCGGCGGCGAGGATCCCTACATTCCCGTCGAAGGCGTGCGTCGCCTTGCCGACGCGGTCGCTGCTCACGACGGAGCGGAGATCCACATCCACGAGGGGGCGGGGCACGCGTTCCACAACCACGTGGCGCCGATGTTCCACCAGCCGGAGCCCGCCGCGGCGGCTTGGGCACTGACGCTGGAGTTCCTCGGGCGGGTCTTCCCCGCGTGAGTGAGCATTGGGCCTCGTGAGTGTTAAGGACGGTTAGAACCGTCCTTAACACTCACGAGGTACTTCGCTGTGGGCGAAGCACCGGAATATGTCGGTGCCTCCCGGTAGTTTCCCCACCATGGCCACATTGGTGAGTTTTCACGCCCACCCCGACGACGAGTGCATCGTCGCGGGTGGCGTCATGCGCAAGGCCTTCGAGGAAGGTCACCGTGTCGTGCTCGTCGTCGCGACCAGGGGGGAGGTCGGCGAGGTGCCGGACGGTTTCCTCGACGACGGAGAGGAGTTGTGGCAGCGCCGCGTGCAGGAGACGCACGCTTCCGCCGAGGTCCTGGGGGCCAAGCGGGTGGAGTTCCTGGGGTACACCGATTCCGGCATGATGGGCGAGCCGCGCAACGACGTGCCCGGCACGTTCTGGCAGGCCGACGTCGAGGAGGCCGCGCAGCGGCTGGCCGCGATCCTGCGCGAGGAGCAGGCCGACGTCCTGACCGTCTACGACGACAACGGCGGCTACGGGCATCCTGATCACATCCAGGTCCATCGCGTCGGGAAGCGCGCGGCCGAGCTGGCGGGCACGCCGCGGGTCTACGAGGCGACGAGCAACAGTGACGAGATGCGCCGCGGCATGGAGGAGGCGGTGCGGACGGGGCAGATGAAGGCCGAGGACCTTCCCGATTTCGAAGACGGTTCCGAGTTCGGCAAGCCGGAAGCGATCCTGACCGCGAGGGTCGACGTCACGGAGTACCTGTCTCACAAGCGGGCCGCGATGCGCGCGCACGCCAGCCAGATCAGTGAGGATTCGTTCTTCCTCGCGATGCCCGACGAGGCCTTCGCGCAGGCGTTCGGCGTCGAGTGGTTCATCCGTGCCGGGCAGGGTCCGGGCATCACGGAGACCGATCTCATGGCCGGTCTCTGACCGATGGGCATGTGCGGGGCGTACCTGCGGGTCACGTCCGACGAACTACGTGGACTGAGCGAGAAACCCGAGCGGTACTGGGAGTACGCCGAGAAGGCCGACGGCACCGAGCGGGCGGTGGACGTCGACAAGGCCTGGCACGCGCTGTGGTTCCTGGGCGGGCGGGCCGGGTTCGAGGTCGACTTCGTGCTGGGCGGAACACTGCTGGGAGAAGCCGACAGTGACGGGCCACCGCGGCATTTCACCGCGGACGAGGTGCGGACGATCTCGGCGGAGATGGCGCGGACCGGGTTCGATCGGCTCTCACACGGTGTCGAGCTGTCGGAACTCGAGGCCGAGGGGATCTACCCGTCGATCTGGGACGAGCCCGACGCGCTGGATTACGTGCGCGGGTACTACGACGAACTGGCGGCCTTCTTCGCCGGGGCCGCGAAGGCCGGGGAGCCGGTCGTCACGATCATCACCTGACGAGTCCGTGAAGGCCTCCTTGAGGGACTCTGGGTCCCTCAAGGAGGCCTTCACGGAATTGATCAGGCCGTGGCGGCGGTGACGTCGAGCTCGACGAGCTGCCCGCGATACCCGAGCTGCGCGACCCCGAGCAGGGTGCTCGCGGTGGTGAAGGCCTCCCCGATCTCCGACTCGACGAACCGGTCCCACACGGCCGAGAGCACGTCGGCGTCCGGCGTGACCACGTAGATCACCGTGCGCACCACGTCGGCCGGGGTCGCCTTGGCGAAGGCGAGCGCGGCGGCGGTGTTCGCGACGACCTGGTCGACTTGGGCGAGCACGTCGCCCTCGACGACCTTGCCGTCTTCGGCGAGCGGGCACTGGCCGGCGAGGTGGATGTCCCGCCGTCCTTCGACGATGGTCACGTGGTGGTAGGTGGGCGTGGGGTGCAGACCAGGTGGATGGTGGCGTTGAATGGTCACGAGCCGCATCCTCACCGAGGCGGTCGCGACGGGACAACCGGATTTCACGGGAGAGCCATGCGCAGGACGATCGACTGGACCGGTGACGCGGTCACGATCATCGACCAGACCGTCCTGCCCGCGGAGTATCGCGTACTCGAACTGCGCACGGTCGGCGAACTCGTCGACGCCGTCCAGCGGCTGGCGGTGCGCGGGGCGCCGGCGCTCGGCGCGGCGGGGGCGCTCGGTGTCGTGCTCGCGGCCCGCGCGGGAGGTGACGTCGAAGCCGAGGCGCACCGCGTCGCTCAGGCGCGGCCGACGGCGGTCAACCTGAGCTGGGGTGTCTCCCGCGCCCTCGCGAAGCTCCCGGAGGGGCCGGAAGCCGTTCTCGCCGAAGCGCTGGCGATCCTCGACGAGGACGAGCGGATCAACCACGAAGCCTCCCGGCTGGCGGCCGGCGTGGTGCTCGAACACTGTGCGCGGCGGCCGTTGCGGCTGCTCAGTCACTGCAACGCGGGCCACCTCGCCACGGTCGCCTGGGGCAGCGCGCTCGGCGTCGTCTGGCATCTTCAGGCCCGTGGCCTGGTCGAGTCCGTGCTGGTCGACGAGACCCGGCCGCTGCTGCAAGGCGCCCGCCTTACCGCGTGGGAACTGGCCGAAGCCGGTGTCCCGTACCGGATCCAGCCCGACGCCGCGGCCGCCGCCGCGATGAGCCGCGGCCTGGTCGACTGCGTGCTCGTGGGCGCCGACCGGATCGCCGCCAACGGCGACGTCGCCAACAAGATCGGCACCTACGGCCTGGCGATCGCGGCGAAGCACCACGGAGTCCCGTTCGTGGTCGTCGCCCCGTCGTCCACTGTGGACACCGCGATGCCGGACGGCGCCGGGATCGTGATCGAGGAACGCGATCCCGGCGAGGTCCTGAGTTTCGGTGGCACGAAGGTCGCTCCCGAAGGCGCCGAGGTGTTCAACCCGGCCTTCGACGTGACGCCGTTCGAGCTGGTCACCGCGGTCGTCACCGAGCAGGGGGTGCTGCGCCCGTGATCAGCTTGGTGAACAAGGCGGCCATTTCCGCGTCGTCGTAGCTCAACGGGAGCGTGTCGAAGTAGTAGCGGAGAACGCCTGGTCCGGTGCCCACGAATCACCGTCACCCCGAGCAGAACCGATGCCACACCAAGGAATCTCTTGATTTTCACACCTGGTCGCCTTGGCAAGAGCGGCCACGCGAAGTCGATTACCCGGCAGGTAATGCGGGCTAGAAGGATTCGAGGCAGGACGGCTCGCGGTCGGTGGCGAACGCGGCCGTCGCCCGGGAAACCGCGCCGGCGGTCCGCTCCTTGATCCGGCCCGCGGCGGCCAGCGTGCTGGGCCTGGTCCCGCCGAGGAAGATCGCGCCGAGATCGTCCACGCCCAGTTCCAGATCCGGTGCGTCCTCCACCTGCGTCACCTCGGCGTTGCCGTCCTCGTCGGTGACAAGCCGCCAGTTCCCGGTGTTCCACGGACAGAAGGCATCGCGGACGCCGAGCACCAGATCCACCGGAGCGCCATAGCGCCGGGTGACGAGGCCGCGGTCGACGTCGACGAGCCGGAGCCACAAGGAGTCACCGGCGGACCGGGTCATGGCGCGGGGGTTGGCGAGCAGATGGACGAGCGGCTCGTCGAGGGCGGTGAACCCTTCCACCGTGACGACCAGGTCGTAGTCGAGCAGGAAGCGATACAGCGTCGCGTACGCCTCCGGAGTGGTCGCGACCATTTCCTGCACGGTCAGGATCCCTCGCGGGCCTTCCTCGTTCCAGTCGTTCTTCAGCCGGTAGATCACGTAGCCGTCCGGGAGGACGGCGAACTTGAGCGCGGTCGCGCCGTGACGGCGGTACTCGGGGTCGTCGAGCACGAATTCCCAGGTCGACTCGGGCCTGTCGAGTGCGCCGACCCGTTGTGGCGCTTCCTTTTCGTAGATCGCCTTGATCAGCGGAATCGCCTGTTTCCGCCCGACTTCGCGTACTCGGTCGGCTTCGAGTTCGACGCCGGGCCGGAACTCGGACTTGGCGCGCACTTTCGCGCGGTGGAACTGCGCCGCGAGGCCATAACCGAAACGGGGATAGATGACCGCTTCGGACGCCCACAACGCGGCGATCGGTTCACCGCCGTCTTCGTGCAGGCCGTGCAGTTGCGCCCGCATGACCCGGGTGAGCACCCCCCGCCTGCGGTGGCCCGGCGCGACGGCGACCGACGTCACCGCGGCGAGCGGCGTCTGCCCGGCACCGGGAACGGTGATCTCGCGGGTGAGCAGTTCCCCCACTCCGACGAGGTCGTCGCCGTCGAAGACACCGTGCGTGCGGTCCGGCTCGAACACCAGCCGTTCGCGGTGTTTCAAGCCTTCCGTCGGGTCGGTCAGGAAGGCGCTCGCGAGCAGTTCCGCGAACGCGGGCAGGTCGTCGGCGGTCAAGGTGCGGAGGGTCAAGCCGTCATCGCTCACCCTGTCGTCCTACGCCTCTTCACCGACGACCGCCACGCATTAAAGTGCGGTCGTCAGGGCCGCGGCCCGATCACCTCACCCTTTTCCGTCACCTCGATGGCCATCGCGGGACACGAGTCCGCCGCGTCCAGCACCGTCTCGTCCGGCTCCACCTCTCCCGTGACCAACGTCGCCGTGGCACCGTCGAGTGCGAAGACCTCCGGCTTCAGCGCGGCGCACATCCCCGAGCCGATGCACGTATCGCCATCGACGTCGACTTTCCAGCTCATGCTCACCATCCGATCGGCATGGAGCGGGGCCCCCGCACCAGCATCTGCGTCTTCCACACGATATCGCCGTCGAGGTGCAGTCCGGGGAGATCCCGCAGCAACGCCCGCAGGGCCTCCTGCAGTTCCAGCCGCGCCAGCGGGGCGCCGAGGCAGTGGTGCACGCCGTGCCCGAAACCGAGGTGAGGATTGGACTCCCGGCCGAATTCGAGGGTTTCCGCCGACGTGAACTGGAGCGCGTCCCGGTTGGCGGCACCGATCGCGACCATCACCGGCTCGCCCTCCTTCACGAGCACATCACCCACCTGGATGTCTTCGGTGGCGTAGCGGGCGAACCCGGCTCCGGCACCCAGAGGGATGAATCGCAGCAGTTCCTCGACCGCGGCCGGGATCAGGTCCAGGTCCGCGCGCAGCCGGGCGAGCTGCTCCGGCTGTTCGAGCAGGGCGTAGACGAAGTTGGGGATCTGGCTGGCGGTGGTCTCGTGGCCGGCGATCAGGATGCCGATGCACATGTCGACCAGTTCCAGCTCGCTGAGCCGGTCGCGGACGTCGCGCGCCTCGATCAGCGCGGTCATCAGGTCGTCCTGGGGC is from Amycolatopsis lurida and encodes:
- a CDS encoding MFS transporter translates to MEPKATFRRILAVGELRAIWFAELQSILGDQVARVALSVLVFERTRSATWPALTYALTYLPDLIGGPLLGGLADRFPRRAVMVCSDVVRALLVAVLAVPGIPLPVLAAVLVVVQLANAPFTAAQAAVLPSVLSGDSYVLGQSLLKITNQVGQLAGFALGGAVIAAIGPGRGLALDAVTFGVSAIVLRLGVRARPASGASGPATSTLRRLSAGARTIWHDRRLRALVGLAWLAGFVIVPEGLAVPYAAEIGGGAATAGLLLAAHPAGIVLGVFALSRLVRPEVRLRMVGGLALGAIVPLAAFWFRPSLPYAAGLLLLSGMCAAYQVTASTTFMRLVPDTERGQAFGLAGSGLIAVQGIGLIAGGLLVGVLGSPATTVSVIALAGLVVAVPATRAWRHVAPLHPL
- a CDS encoding RidA family protein, which codes for MTIQRHHPPGLHPTPTYHHVTIVEGRRDIHLAGQCPLAEDGKVVEGDVLAQVDQVVANTAAALAFAKATPADVVRTVIYVVTPDADVLSAVWDRFVESEIGEAFTTASTLLGVAQLGYRGQLVELDVTAATA
- a CDS encoding VanW family protein — its product is MPQEPRWPESHAEQTDILPVVTPGFAESATPEEPAPPKRRRSHRKAAFIGGGVFGLLVVAYALDVLVSQGSVPRGVTVAGVDVGGMDRAAAEKELRGGIEPRLTRPVKVVAGDAEESLAPNNAGLRLDWPATLDQAGDQPLNPFTRIASFFSTTEVGVVTQTDDAKLTAALENLRDKVDRDPIEGTVRFEEAKPVAVEPKTGQKLDVEAAKKTILERWAGGEPLTLAVTQTPVKVSAEAVHAALEQIAKPAVASPMVVKGEGKDAVVKPAQIAAALTFEPVDGGVLNPKVDNNKIIEAASPQLKSTEKEGKDAQIVFEGGKPTVQPSEDANVVDWEPSLKPVLDVLKRAAPRELPVTYKKTPAKVTTEQANQLGIKEVVSEFKTGGFAPDSGTNIRVVAQKVNGAIVKPGETFSLNGFTGPRGTAQGYVEAGVIKDGAPGREVGGGISQFATTLYNASYFAGMKDTEHKEHSYYISRYPAAREATVFQNHSGGSVIDLKFTNDTDTGVAIQTIWTPSDITIRLWGTKKYTVESIPGGRTNPSDPPTKPGPAENCKPSNGAPGFTTSDTRVIKDASTGREIRRHTRNVHYNPQPKITCGTE
- a CDS encoding YfbM family protein; this translates as MGMCGAYLRVTSDELRGLSEKPERYWEYAEKADGTERAVDVDKAWHALWFLGGRAGFEVDFVLGGTLLGEADSDGPPRHFTADEVRTISAEMARTGFDRLSHGVELSELEAEGIYPSIWDEPDALDYVRGYYDELAAFFAGAAKAGEPVVTIIT
- a CDS encoding GGDEF domain-containing protein, with translation MALTNWALWRLPNRGLIGFVLLVDVAAIAGSAWSFLRVPFTHGDALPFSILIVSAVAYTELSRPVERVRERFAGTPHISLDSVWTFAAVLLVHPALAALVIAVSFFYRWFRGQPNPLFRRVFSASATVLSGFAAAAFLSRYAAPFDLLPRDVSSFWSIVAAGGVFLLVNTVLMTIAVFYGTPHERLRDALAKPFEYALEAATIALGVIVAWALRDWPVVLLLVVGITLVLHRGVLLRQLKRQARSDAKTGLLNAKAWREAAADELDRARRAGRHTSLLMVDVDRFKLINDRHGHLVGDRYLAAIAETLRTEVRGTDLVGRFGGEEFVVLLPGTPAVHAHAIAERIRSSVASRAGDLPEHVTVSIGLADRPGVSDLDAVLAVADRALYEAKNTGRNRTSGYQVTG
- a CDS encoding dienelactone hydrolase family protein yields the protein MTKVTVADGSFDAPLWLPESGSGPGLVLIQEIFGLDDYLKSVAADLAALGYVVAVPELFWRISPGWSATHDEAGLSASMAVAGRLDPARAVTDVLATLATLRDLPETDGRAGVFGFCLGGSMAYAAAAEGDPDVAVSYYGSRVPEQLPLLDKITCPIQFQFGGEDPYIPVEGVRRLADAVAAHDGAEIHIHEGAGHAFHNHVAPMFHQPEPAAAAWALTLEFLGRVFPA
- a CDS encoding TrpB-like pyridoxal phosphate-dependent enzyme → MAERTKYILDEADMPARWYNVVPDLPEPPPPPLHPGTREPVGPDDLAPLFPQALIAQEVSTERYIDIPEEVLDVYRLWRPSPLFRARRLEKALGTPARIYYKYEGVSPVVSHKPNTAVPQAFYNAAEGVTRLTTETGAGQWGSALAFACATFGLECEVWQVRASFDQKPYRKLMMETFGATVHPSPSELTESGRAILAADPDSAGSLGIAISEAVEQAAQAENTRYALGSVLNHVLLHQTIIGEEALKQFELAGDTPDVLVGCTGGGSNFGGLAFPFLREKLAGRMDPVIRAVEPAACPTLTRGKYAYDFGDTAGLTPLLKMHTLGHDFIPDPIHAGGLRYHGMSPLISHIYELGLIDAVAIGQEDCFAAGVRFARTEGIIPAPEPTHALAACIQEALRCKETGEEKVILTALCGHAHLDLPAYGAYLAGDISDHALSDEVLEKSLAGLP
- a CDS encoding arginase family protein; the encoded protein is MGNFVLLDAPSNLGLRPPAEGVVPGCYKAPGALRDHGLLTRLGATDGGVVTPPRYLPDRSPGGGVRNAAGIATYTAALAGRLAKIRADGGFPVVLGGDCSIALAAMLTLRREGRFGIVYFDGHDDFRHLGNSDHVANVGGEALAVVTGRGRPELADVDGLGPYVRDEDVLVLGVRAEESTEARDAGLRVVTSQEIMASGTGGALAAAREIFAPLDGFWIHIDIDTLDPEFVSAVDSPDPGGLSPDKLVELLRGLLAIPGAAGLELTIFDPDLDPDGTQAALVADCLVRALEGTR
- a CDS encoding PIG-L family deacetylase is translated as MATLVSFHAHPDDECIVAGGVMRKAFEEGHRVVLVVATRGEVGEVPDGFLDDGEELWQRRVQETHASAEVLGAKRVEFLGYTDSGMMGEPRNDVPGTFWQADVEEAAQRLAAILREEQADVLTVYDDNGGYGHPDHIQVHRVGKRAAELAGTPRVYEATSNSDEMRRGMEEAVRTGQMKAEDLPDFEDGSEFGKPEAILTARVDVTEYLSHKRAAMRAHASQISEDSFFLAMPDEAFAQAFGVEWFIRAGQGPGITETDLMAGL